A DNA window from Arachis duranensis cultivar V14167 chromosome 3, aradu.V14167.gnm2.J7QH, whole genome shotgun sequence contains the following coding sequences:
- the LOC107476535 gene encoding eukaryotic translation initiation factor 4B3 (The sequence of the model RefSeq protein was modified relative to this genomic sequence to represent the inferred CDS: added 51 bases not found in genome assembly), translated as MAATVSAWSKPGAWALDSEEHEAELLQQQTSNNNETALTGKPLADFPSLAAAAAAKPKKKKGQTFSLAEFTAAKTDYQDPIVLPTGPRQRTAEELDRDRNRLGGGFRNYGGDRANRSSGGGDDSSNSRWGSSRVSDEPRRNGGFRDSNRELAPSRADEIDNWAAAKKSTVGNGFERRERDRDRERSGFFDSQSRADESDSWVTNKSSVPSESRRFGSNGGSGGLGFERERKVGFGSSGGADSDNWNKKKVEFNGGSERSEGGGGRPRLVLQPRTSPVNNESQEGAGNGNGNVVKPKGPSPFGEARPREEVLAEKGQDWKKIDEQLESMKIKEAAEKKESFGKRGFGSANGRGSSLSEARAERSWRKPESETERKAESETESKPESDDGRPKSADSEKMEDEHVEEN; from the exons ATGGCGGCTACCGTTTCTGCGTGGTCGAAGCCAGGTG CTAGCAACAATAACGAAACTGCCCTCACCGGAAAACCACTAGCCGACTTCCCATCTTTGGCCGCGGCGGCCGCCGCAAAACCCAAGAAGAAGAAAGGCCAGACCTTTTCCCTTGCTGAGTTCACTGCCGCCAAAACCGACTACCAAGATCCCATCGTGCTCCCCACCGGTCCGCGCCAGCGCACCGCCGAGGAGCTCGACCGCGACCGCAACCGTCTTGGCGGAGGCTTCAGGAACTACGGCGGTGACCGCGCCAACAGAAGCTCCGGTGGTGGTGATGATTCCTCCAATTCGAGGTGGGGTTCCTCTAGGGTTTCTGACGAGCCGAGGCGGAACGGTGGGTTTAGGGATTCGAATCGCGAATTGGCTCCTTCCCGCGCCGACGAGATTGATAATTGGGCCGCCGCGAAGAAATCAACGGTCGGTAACGGTTTCGAGAGGAGGGAAAGGGATAGAGATAGGGAAAGGAGCGGTTTTTTCGATTCCCAATCGCGTGCTGATGAATCCGATAGTTGGGTTACGAACAAGAGTTCTGTGCCGTCAGAGAGTCGGAGATTCGGTTCCAACGGCGGTTCTGGTGGTCTTGGGTTTGAAAGAGAGAGGAAGGTAGGGTTTGGGTCTAGCGGCGGCGCAGATTCTGATAATTGGAACAAGAAAAAGGTTGAATTTAACGGTGGAAGTGAGAGGAGTGAGGGTGGTGGTGGGAGACCTAGGCTTGTTCTGCAACCTCGTACATCGCCTGTGAACAATGAGAGCCAGGAGGGTGCTGGTAATGGTAATGGTAATGTGGTGAAACCAAAGGGTCCGAGCCCATTCGGCGAGGCGAGACCGAGGGAGGAGGTGCTGGCGGAGAAGGGGCAGGATTGGAAGAAGATTGATGAGCAGCTTGAGAGCATGAAGATTAAGGAGGCTGCTGAGAAAAAAGAGAGTTTTGGAAAGAGGGGTTTTGGTTCTGCCAATGGACGTGGTTCTAGTTTGTCTGAAGCCAGGGCTGAGCGGAGTTGGAGGAAGCCGGAATCCGAGACCGAGAGGAAGGCAGAATCTGAGACCGAGAGCAAGCCGGAATCTGATGATGGTCGTCCGAAAAG TGCTGATTCTGAGAAAATGGAGGATGAACATGTTGAAGAAAACTGA
- the LOC107476534 gene encoding probable magnesium transporter NIPA6 encodes MGVSENSTGLALALGSSAFIGASFILKKKGLKRAAATGTRAGVGGYTYLLEPLWWAGMVSMIVGEVANFVAYIYAPAILVTPLGAISIIVSAVLAHFLLNERLQTMGVLGCLSCIVGSIVIVIHAPQEQTPTSVQEIWDLATQPAFLFYAVATISLVLALILHFEPRYGQSNMLVYLGICSLMGSFTVVSIKAIGIAIKLTLDGINQIAYPQTWFFLTVSAICVITQLNYLNRALDTFNAAIVSPVYYVMFTTLTIIASAIMFKDWSGQDATSIASEICGFITILSGTMILHITRKQEESDMQRTLKFYVGEDSMKGLEDEHLILIHGSDFREQ; translated from the exons ATGGGGGTTTCGGAAAACTCGACGGGTTTGGCTTTGGCGTTGGGTTCCAGTGCATTCATTGGTGCTAGCTTCATCCTCAAGAAGAAGGGTCTCAAGCGTGCTGCTGCCACCGGCACTCGTGCAG GTGTTGGTGGTTATACTTATTTACTAGAGCCACTTTGGTGGGCTGGCATGGTTTCAA TGATTGTTGGGGAGGTAGCAAACTTTGTGGCTTATATTTATGCTCCGGCAATACTCGTTACGCCGCTTGGCGCGATCAGTATTATTGTCAG TGCTGTTTTGGCTCACTTCTTGCTGAATGAGCGGCTTCAGACGATGGGGGTATTAGGATGTCTGTCCTGCATTGTGGGATCAATTGTCATTGTCATCCATGCTCCTCAAGAGCAAACTCCGACTTCTGTCCAAGAAATATGGGATTTGGCCACTCAACCAG CATTTCTATTTTATGCCGTGGCAACAATTTCTTTAGTTTTGGCTTTGATTTTACACTTCGAGCCTCGCTATGGACAGTCTAATATGCTGGTTTACTTGGGAATTTGTTCATTAATGGGCTCATTTACG GTTGTGAGCATCAAGGCCATTGGTATTGCAATAAAGCTAACACTTGATGGAATTAACCAAATAGCTTATCCTCAGACTTGGTTTTTTCTCACAGTTTCAGCAATATGTGTTATCACACAGCTGAATTACCTTAACAGG GCACTGGATACATTCAATGCAGCTATTGTTTCCCCTGTATATTATGTTATGTTCACAACTCTCACCATTATTGCCAGTGCAATAATGTTTAAG GATTGGTCTGGTCAGGATGCTACCAGCATAGCGTCTGAGATATGTGGCTTCATCACCATTCTTTCAGGAACAATGATATTGCATATTACCAGAAAACAGGAAGAGTCCGATATGCAAA GGACCTTAAAATTCTACGTTGGCGAGGATTCAATGAAGGGCCTTGAGGATGAACACCTGATCCTTATACATGGTTCGGATTTTCGGGAACAGTGA
- the LOC107477003 gene encoding endo-1,4-beta-xylanase 5-like: MRMMKRDKNLSLILLLCIILFAGFGAEALSYDHTVSIECLTHPHKPQYNGGIIQNPELNNGSQGWIQFGESAIQHRESLGNKYIVAHKRKQTYDSVSQKVFLQKNKHYALSAWIQVNEGNNVEVTAMVKTRKGIKFAGATIAKSNCWSMIKGGLTTDTSGIAKLYFESKNTDVEIWVDSVSLQPFTEEEWKSHQDYNIEKARKRKVSIQILDKEGKPLRNASVSLQQTRARFPFGSAIDKSILNNPAYQKWFLQRFTVTTFTNEMKWYSTESVRGREDYSAADAMLGFARRNRIAVRGHNIFWDDPKFQPGWVPSLSPQELNMAVQKRLQSVVSRYKGQVIHWDVVNENMHFSFFESKLGQDFSAKVFSVAHGIDGGATLFLNEFNTIEDNRDNAANPAKYIQKLRQIQDYPTFKSRGGVVGIGLEAHFPNFPPNLPYMRASIDQLVATRSPVWITEIDVSPQNNQVQSFEQVLREAHSHPGVQGIIMWTARSPQGCYRICLTDNNFNNLPAGVVVDKLLHEWGLRPFSANTDHNGFIHVSLFHGDYKLEINHPLINNNNYSFTHHLQVNPIHHHHHNNGSHITTQIVKLSV; this comes from the exons ATGCGTATGATGAAGAGAGACAAAAACTTGAGTCTTATTCTTCTGCTATGCATCATCCTTTTTGCAG GTTTTGGAGCTGAAGCTTTATCCTATGATCACACTGTCAGCATTGAA TGTTTGACACACCCTCATAAGCCACAGTAcaatggaggaatcatccaaaacCCAGAACTGAATAATGGATCACAAGGTTGGATTCAATTTGGTGAATCAGCAATACAACATAGAGAATCATTAGGGAACAAATACATTGTGGCACATAAGAGAAAGCAAACTTATGATAGTGTCTCCCAGAAGGTTTTCTTGCAAAAGAACAAGCACTATGCTTTATCTg CTTGGATACAAGTGAATGAGGGAAATAATGTTGAAGTAACAGCAATGGTTAAAACAAGGAAAGGGATAAAATTTGCTGGTGCCACAATTGCTAAGTCTAATTGCTGGTCTATGATAAAGGGTGGTCTCACAACAGATACATCAGGAATTGCTAAACTCTATTTTGAA AGCAAGAATACTGATGTGGAAATATGGGTGGACAGCGTTTCCTTACAACCCTTCACAGAAGAGGAATGGAAGTCTCATCAAGATTACAATATTGAAAAG gcaagaaagagaaaggtaTCAATCCAAATATTGGATAAAGAAGGAAAACCTCTTAGAAATGCAAGTGTATCACTTCAACAAACAAGGGCACGCTTCCCATTTGGAAGCGCAATAGACAAATCCATTCTCAACAACCCTGCATACCAAAAATGGTTCCTCCAAAGGTTCACAGTCACAACATTCACCAATGAAATGAAATGGTACAGCACAGAATCCGTCCGGGGCCGGGAAGACTACTCGGCCGCGGACGCGATGCTAGGCTTTGCCAGGAGAAACCGCATTGCTGTTAGAGGCCACAACATATTCTGGGATGACCCCAAATTCCAACCTGGTTGGGTCCCTTCACTTTCACCACAAGAACTCAATATGGCAGTGCAAAAGAGGCTTCAATCTGTTGTTTCAAGATACAAAGGCCAAGTTATTCATTGGGATGTTGTTAATGAGAACATGCATTTTTCATTCTTTGAGAGTAAACTTGGACAAGATTTTTCAGCTAAGGTTTTCAGTGTGGCTCATGGGATTGATGGTGGTGCTACATTGTTCTTGAATGAGTTTAATACAATTGAGGATAATAGAGATAATGCAGCAAACCCTGCAAAGTATATTCAGAAGCTTAGACAGATTCAAGATTATCCTACTTTTAAGAGCAGAGGAGGAGTTGTTGGAATTGGCCTTGAAGCACATTTTCCTAATTTTCCTCCTAATTTGCCATACATGAGAGCTTCCATTGATCAACTTGTTGCCACTCGTTCACCAGTTTGGATAACAGAAATTGATGTTTCACCCCAAAATAATCAG GTGCAATCCTTTGAACAAGTTCTAAGAGAAGCACACTCTCACCCTGGTGTCCAAGGAATTATAATGTGGACAGCAAGATCACCACAAGGTTGCTACAGAATTTGTTTAACAGACAACAATTTCAACAACTTGCCTGCAGGTGTTGTTGTGGACAAGCTTCTTCATGAATGGGGCCTCAGACCATTCTCAGCAAACACTGATCACAATGGCTTCATTCATGTTTCTCTTTTCCATGGAGATTACAAGTTGGAAATCAATCACCctctcatcaacaacaacaattactCTTTCACTCACCACCTTCAAGTGAATCCaatacatcatcatcatcataataatGGGTCCCACATCACTACACAGATTGTTAAGCTTTCTGTCTAG